GGCAGTTGCGTTAGCTAAAAGTGCAGCAGACGATATCGTGCCAAAGGCAAGTTACGAAGCAAAACCGCGAGCTGCTGGTTTAAAGCCTGCAACAAAAGCGGTATCTGAACCAACAGCTCAAGATATTCCGCTTATAGAGCTGGAGGAGCAGGATTCCGATGCGGCAAGAAAAAAATTTTGGGTAACGGCAGCTGTTGTGGCCATAGCCGTTGCATGCGTATGGAAATATATCTATTTATCCTCGCATTCCCGAAGCAGCTTATATATATGCCTAGGCTTAACCTTAATGGGAGTAGCCGCTCTTTATATGGTATGGTCGCGCAGGCTTCCGGCCGGACTGCTTGCCAAGGAAGGGGACGGAGAAGAAGAGTTTATTCCGGAATCCCAGCCGCTTGGCATGTGGCCGCGGTATGAGGATATTGAGCATAAAGAGATGGTCGAACCAGCTTCCGCCATTGCCCTTTCCGTTAAACCGGCGATTCGGATGGAGGCGGAGCTCTATCCACATGGCGGCAATACCGCTGATCTTCGCAGCCAACCAGCAACGGTTGAAGCGACGGTACTGCTGGCAGAGAGGGAGATGGACTCGGCAGGATCGAAAGGGCCGGCCTTATACCGGGAGTGGGCAGGAGGCGGTTCCTGGATCGAATGGCAGGATGAGAAATTTACGATAGGCCGATTAGGCGAACAGGTCAGCTATGAGGAAGAAGCGCATGGCATTTCCAGGCTTCATCTTGAGCTGGAGCGGGAAGGCGGAGCTTACATCGCGAAAGATTTGGGCTCGCGAAACGGAAGTGCGTTGAACGGTGAGGTCATGATTCCGTATAAGTCTTATCCGTTTAGCGCAGGGGATGTTATTCAGCTGGCCGGCAGCAACGGACCCAAATACGAACTGAAGACGAGAGGTTAACCTCTCGTCTTCGGCTTTTTCTGCTTTTTATTTTATGCTTGGCTTAATTGCTTCATTGCGCTTTCGATAGTCGGGTATTTGAACGTAAATCCGTTTTCCAAGGCTTTGCGAGGCAAAGCGCGCTGTCCTTCGAGAAGCAGGGAGGACATTTCCCCAAGTACGGCCTTTAGCAGAAAGGCGGGTGTTGGCAGCCAATGCGGTCGTCCAAAAGCCTTCCCTAACGCGCGTCCGAATTGGTCGTTCGTAACCGGTTCGGGAGCCGAGGCATTTACCGGCCCCTGAATTTCGCGGTGATCCATGCAGAACAAAATCAGCCGGACCAGGTCTTCCAGATGAATCCAAGACAGCCATTGCGAGCCGCTTCCAAGCCGGCCTCCGGCAAACAGCCGGTGAGGCAGACTCATCAGAGGGAACGCGCCGCCGGTCCGGTTAAGCACGACGCCTACCCGCAGTTTAACCAGCCTTTTTACGGGAATGGAATCGGCAGCTTTCTCCCAGTGCTCCACAACGCCGGATAAAAAGTCGGTTACCTTCAGCGGACTGTCCTCCGCAAACGTAGCCGTTAACGAGTTGCCGTATGCAGAAATGCCGGAGGCGTTAATCACGGCCTCCGGCTTTGTGTGCAGTTCGGTTACAAGCTTGGCAATACGCGCTGCAGCATCAATCCGGGAATGAAGAACACGCTGCTTGGAAGCTTCGGTCCAACGCTGGTTAATGCTTTCGCCGGCAAGATTCACGATAACATCCGTGCCCTCCAGCCGTTGAGGCGATGCGGCAAGCTCGTCCCATGTCATATGGTGGAGCCTTGCATTCTGAGGTGAAGCAGAAGGCGTTCCTTTCCTGGATACGACAGTAACTTCATCGCCCCGTTCAAGCAGTGCTATCACCAGCGTCCGGCCAACAAAGCCGGTTCCTCCCGTTACTGCAACGCGCATTGTTCATCCGTCCTTCATTAGGATTTGACTTCAAGCTTCTTCAGGAAATATTGCGTTACATCGCCGCTGACCTTTTCGGTATAGTCAAATTGTACCTTTGTGTCCGGCGGAATGCTATTGATCTTATCCGTCAAATCATCCGTGAATTGCAGAACCATCGGTCCATTCGGCAGGTCAATCTCAACCGAGGTTGTATCGGCTTGTCCGACAAAGACGCCTTCGTTTGTCTTAACGGCGCTGTCATCGGGCGCGGTGCTTGCATTCGTGTCCGGCGAAGCCGTTCCCGGATCCATAACTCCGTTGTTTTGTCCTTCGGACTGGCTATTTCCCGCATTATTATCAGTTGTATTATTGCTTGTGTTCTCCGGTGAGGCGTTGGCCGGTTGTTCAACCGACGAGCCTTGTTCATTGCCGTTCGAGTTGGCTTTGTCCGAACCGCATGCTGTTGCGGTCATCATCACCGCGAGTAATACGGCGCTTGCCGCGATTAAGCTGCTCTTCTTTTTCGTTTTCATAGTTGTCATAGAAGCACCTCCTGAAAGCATTAGCTGAAGAATGATTATACAAACAGCCAGCTATAAGCTGTTTATATGCTATATAACGAAATAATCCGTTTAAGGTTCCAATAGATTTGTACACACTATTCATACGGATTAAACAAGAGGCTGCCCCTGATTGAAGCAGCCCGTTGCTCTTTTGTTTATTTATTGAGCAAATGCCGGTAGGGATCGTAGTCGATACCCTTGCGTTCCAGGAAAGAAACAAGGCTTCGATAGTCACGCTTAGGCGTTGCGCGTATGTATCCTTCGATGCAGTGATCCCGCGTTACTTCTGAAGCTCCGTTATCAATGGCAACTTGACCGATTTTAGCGGCAATGGAATGCTTGGCGATATCCCGGAATGCGGAAGGAACGGGAGAAACAAGCTCGTCCAAAAAGCCTTTTGATTCGTCGGTCCACATGCTGCGGCTCCGTTCGACCCAATAGTTTTGCCAGTCCAGCTTTGACTTGCCGTCACGCTGAGGCAGCACCTTCAAAAACTTGCGGAACATGAAGAAACCGCCGATGGCCATAGCGCCGACCATTACGACTGCCCAGAAAATGATGAAAAACATAAACCAATCGGGAGCTGATTTCATACTGTACCTTCACCTCAGGAAGAATTATACCGTATTCCTAGATTTATTTCGACATTCCTTGTAAAATAAGGGTTGATCAACCGAAAGGGGCGTTTAAAAGATGTTGAAAATCGGTTCCCATGTATCATTTTCGGACAAGGGGCTGCTTACCGCGGCCAAAGAAGCTGTATCCTACGGTTCCAGCTCGTTTATGATTTATACCGGCGCACCGCAGAATACACGGAGAAAGCCAATCGAAACTTTATATATTGAAGAAGGCAAACAAATGATGGAGCAGGCGGGCATCAACGAGATTGTCGTGCATGCGCCTTACATCATTAACCTGGGCTCCTACAAGGAAGACACCTTTGAGCTTGCCGTCCGCTTCCTTCAAGAGGAAATCCGCCGCACCGATTATATCGGAGTGCGCAATATCGTACTTCATCCGGGCGCTTATACGGACAAGGATGCCGAATACGGCATCGCTCGTATAGCCGAAGGCTTGAACGAAGTATTGGAAGGCACGAAAGATACGAACGTTAACATCGCTCTCGAGACGATGGCCGGCAAAGGAACGGAGATCGGCCGCAGCTTCGAGGAGCTTGCTCAGATTATCGATAAAGTACAGAATAACGACCGTTTGACGGTATGCATGGATACCTGCCACATGCACGATGCGGGCTATGATCTTATCAATGATCTGGACGGGGTGCTTCAAAAATTCGACCAGACCGTTGGGCTTGACCGCGTTGCGGTTGTCCATGTCAACGACAGCAAAAACCCTGTAGGCGCGGGCAAAGACCGCCATGCCCCTGTAGGTGCCGGCTGGCTTGGACATGAGGCGATCCATAGAATCGTCCATCATGAAGCGCTGGCGGGACGCCCGTTTATTTTGGAAACACCATGGATCGGAAAAGATGACAAGAAGCAGTTCCCGATGTACGAAGCGGAAATTGCGCTGCTCCGCGGCGATGCGATGGGGCGTTTTGGGGAGTCGTTCTTCGACCATGTCGAGCGTCTGCATCATTTCTATGGCAAACAGGAAATTGATCCTCGCCAATTCGTATTGTCTACTTGGGATGTTCTGAAGAACGATGCCAAGGCGAAAAAAGCGGATCCGCGCGAGCCGATGGAACGCCTGTACGATCTGCTCTCCGAAAGCGACGCGCTTCCGGGCGATTTGACCGAAGAGCAAATCAACCAACGGATTACGGCATGGTTCGCCGGCAAGCAATTGCTCAAAACGGTGTAACAATGATTTAAGATAACCATTGCAAAAGGAAGGAAGTTTTAACGTTTATGTCTTCATCTACTACTGAGTCGCGCAGCGGACGCGCGCGCATGCTGATCTCGTGCCCGGACAGACCGGGTATCGTGGCGGCGGTTTCGCATTTCTTGTACGAGCATGGTGCGAACATTGTACAATCGGACCAATACACGATGGATCCGGAAGGCGGCATGTTCTTTATCCGCTTTGAATTTGATTTGAATGATATGGACAAGGAGCTTCCGGTTCTTGTTGAAGATTTCGCCCGCGTGGCGGACCGCTTCGATATGAAATGGCATACGTTCCGCGCGAGCCGCAAGAAGCGTCTTGCGATCTTTGTTTCCAAAGAAGACCATTGCCTGATGGAGCTTCTGTGGCAGTGGAAAGCAGGCGATTTGGACGCGGATATTGCAATGGTTGTGAGCAATCATCCGGATATGAAGGACATGGTCGAGTCGTTTGGCATTCCTTACCACCATATTCCGGTAACCGCGGATACCAAAGCGGAAGCGGAGCGCAAGCAGATGGAGATTGTTGCGGACAAAGCCGATCTGATTGTTCTTGCCCGTTACATGCAGATCATCTCGCCGAAATTCATCGAGCAGTTCCCGAATCGCATTATCAATATCCACCATTCCTTCCTTCCGGCCTTTGTTGGCGGCAAGCCTTATGCGCAAGCTTATAATCGCGGTGTTAAAATCATCGGCGCAACGGCACATTATGTAACGGAGGAACTTGATGGCGGTCCGATTATCGAACAAGACGTTCAGCGCGTCAGCCACCGCGACAATGTAGAGGAATTGAAACGAATCGGGCGTACAATCGAACGCGTCGTTCTCGCGCGTGCCGTGAAATGGCATACCGAGGACCGCATTATTGTACATCAGAACAAAACGGTCGTTTTCAATTAATCCAATAAATGCTCTAGCCTTTCTCCATTTTAAGGATGGCAAACGAGTTTTCGGAATGGTACAATATTCAAAGCCTTTGCGCTACAACTCGCGCTATATCCAGATATATAGAGAGAGACAGAGCAATTTTAAACAGGAATTAGGAGGAAGTAAGAAATGACAGTTACACAAAAATCGATTGAACAGCTGTCGATCGACACGATTCGTACGCTGGCAATCGACTCCATCGAGAAAGCAAATTCCGGACATCCAGGGATGCCAATGGGCGCAGCTCCAATGGGCTACCAACTGTTCGCGAAAAACATGACGCATAATCCGTCGAACCCGACTTGGATTAACCGCGACCGCTTCGTTCTGTCCGCAGGACACGGTTCGATGCTGCTTTACAGCTTGCTTCACCTGAGCGGTTACGATCTTCCTCTGGAAGAGCTGCAAAACTTCCGCCAATGGGGTTCCCTGACTCCGGGTCACCCGGAATTCGGCCACACGGCTGGCGTTGACGCAACAACCGGTCCGCTTGGACAGGGCGTTGCTATGGCTGTAGGCATGGCAATGGCAGAAGCTCATTTGGCAGCTACTTACAATAAAGAAGGCTATGATGTTGTTAATCACTTCACATACTCCATTTGCGGCGACGGCGACTTGATGGAA
This region of Paenibacillus sp. JDR-2 genomic DNA includes:
- a CDS encoding DUF6382 domain-containing protein, with amino-acid sequence MRQPFIIDFSMNRGHEMIVDRKDGIVRDELDELELQMLQSGKIPHLLPVEWLEIDGRVTFRYALAGRKMLLHRLQVQPLSMEQFYTLLLGVVEAFEECKHYMLRPEGCLLDDQYLFVGEHLNDIAVAYLPLKDGLRDGGSGAGDLLSLVVRWTAYIQDIDGAGLQRILQTLNGSKWPLSELRSVLLGLIGDAFIQAGPKQAPERIPVVFPAVALAKSAADDIVPKASYEAKPRAAGLKPATKAVSEPTAQDIPLIELEEQDSDAARKKFWVTAAVVAIAVACVWKYIYLSSHSRSSLYICLGLTLMGVAALYMVWSRRLPAGLLAKEGDGEEEFIPESQPLGMWPRYEDIEHKEMVEPASAIALSVKPAIRMEAELYPHGGNTADLRSQPATVEATVLLAEREMDSAGSKGPALYREWAGGGSWIEWQDEKFTIGRLGEQVSYEEEAHGISRLHLELEREGGAYIAKDLGSRNGSALNGEVMIPYKSYPFSAGDVIQLAGSNGPKYELKTRG
- a CDS encoding TIGR01777 family oxidoreductase, producing MRVAVTGGTGFVGRTLVIALLERGDEVTVVSRKGTPSASPQNARLHHMTWDELAASPQRLEGTDVIVNLAGESINQRWTEASKQRVLHSRIDAAARIAKLVTELHTKPEAVINASGISAYGNSLTATFAEDSPLKVTDFLSGVVEHWEKAADSIPVKRLVKLRVGVVLNRTGGAFPLMSLPHRLFAGGRLGSGSQWLSWIHLEDLVRLILFCMDHREIQGPVNASAPEPVTNDQFGRALGKAFGRPHWLPTPAFLLKAVLGEMSSLLLEGQRALPRKALENGFTFKYPTIESAMKQLSQA
- a CDS encoding DUF2621 domain-containing protein; protein product: MKSAPDWFMFFIIFWAVVMVGAMAIGGFFMFRKFLKVLPQRDGKSKLDWQNYWVERSRSMWTDESKGFLDELVSPVPSAFRDIAKHSIAAKIGQVAIDNGASEVTRDHCIEGYIRATPKRDYRSLVSFLERKGIDYDPYRHLLNK
- a CDS encoding deoxyribonuclease IV; this translates as MLKIGSHVSFSDKGLLTAAKEAVSYGSSSFMIYTGAPQNTRRKPIETLYIEEGKQMMEQAGINEIVVHAPYIINLGSYKEDTFELAVRFLQEEIRRTDYIGVRNIVLHPGAYTDKDAEYGIARIAEGLNEVLEGTKDTNVNIALETMAGKGTEIGRSFEELAQIIDKVQNNDRLTVCMDTCHMHDAGYDLINDLDGVLQKFDQTVGLDRVAVVHVNDSKNPVGAGKDRHAPVGAGWLGHEAIHRIVHHEALAGRPFILETPWIGKDDKKQFPMYEAEIALLRGDAMGRFGESFFDHVERLHHFYGKQEIDPRQFVLSTWDVLKNDAKAKKADPREPMERLYDLLSESDALPGDLTEEQINQRITAWFAGKQLLKTV
- the purU gene encoding formyltetrahydrofolate deformylase; translation: MSSSTTESRSGRARMLISCPDRPGIVAAVSHFLYEHGANIVQSDQYTMDPEGGMFFIRFEFDLNDMDKELPVLVEDFARVADRFDMKWHTFRASRKKRLAIFVSKEDHCLMELLWQWKAGDLDADIAMVVSNHPDMKDMVESFGIPYHHIPVTADTKAEAERKQMEIVADKADLIVLARYMQIISPKFIEQFPNRIINIHHSFLPAFVGGKPYAQAYNRGVKIIGATAHYVTEELDGGPIIEQDVQRVSHRDNVEELKRIGRTIERVVLARAVKWHTEDRIIVHQNKTVVFN